The sequence tcCCACAGGGATAAAAGCAATTAAGGCTGTGCTTAGTAATCCTTGCACACAGCATTAAGTAGGATTTGCATTTACAAAGACACCCTCTTGCCTCAAGCAGTCACCTGTGGACattaaaaatttgtcattttttcacACTAGAATACTTTTGGGCAAATTTGTTTTCCCCTCTTGATACTTATTATTCATCGCAATGACAGCAACTATGTAATCAACAGTTGAAACTCTGAGGGGCAAAAGAAACAAAGTCCCAAAGTATTGTTTCCCCACTGAGATTTCACAGTGAGCAAGGGAGAGCGAGAAAAGGAAATCTGAGGTTCCAGACTCTTGGTCTCTTCAGCTTTGCTTGAGAGAAAACAGTCTTTCCCTTCAGTAGTGAGCACTTTCTTGATCCTGGGACtgggaaagagaaaactgagtcttTTCGGTGGAAGGCTGGCCTCGTCCACAAGATCCATCGAAGTTGTGGTGGGTACCTCGATCCCAGCTGTAAAGGCATAATAGGCAAGAAGGGCCGGAGACCCAGGGAGAATTCTCTGCCTCTGCTGTCTTCAGTGTATGAGCCTAGTTCCCTGGATGCACCTGTGTTTCTGTAAATATAAGCATGTGTGTCATCAGAAAACTTAATATTCTGCATACTGATAGTGACAACAAAATGCACTTCCTAGCACAGAATGCTGCACACACTCTCACTGCAGTAGTAAAAGTATGAACATCAGAAGCTATTCAgttaggacagtgaaactattctatatgatacTAGTGCTGGCTACAGGTCCACCATTATACATCTCTCAAAACctacagaatgtacaacacaaagtGAATCCTGATATAACCTGTGGACATTAACTAATAATAACATATCAATAGTGGCCCACAAGTCCCATAAATTGTAacaagatgttaataacaggggaaATTGGAAGTGGGCAGTGAGGAGGTATGTTGGAACtatctgtactttctgctcagtttttctgtaaacctaaaactgcacagaaaaaatattgattttaaaaagtttattcagAGGGATTTGGCCCTTTCAAATTCTTGCACAGCAAAGTAGAATGGTTAAGAACACAGATTCCagaatcagactgcctgggtttaaatcctggctacCACTCACTAGCTTTGAGATTTCAGACAAGTTGATctgtgcctctctgtgcctcattttcttcatctgtgtgATGAAGGATATAGGAGTAGCCCCTATCTCATAGAGTTCCTAGCCTAGAACAGTTATTAGGACATACTAAGCGCTACATAAGCATCAGCTATCATTGTCACTATtatctttcataaataaaataactcaataaagccagatcctttttctttcttctctttctacaaagaaatgaaacaattttCCAGAAAATACTATGAAGGTGGTGCTTCCTGCCCCCTTCCCAAAATGTCAGGTTTGGAGGGTTCAAGGAGAAATAGAACATGTAGAGAGGACACCTCTCTTATAATCATAAGTGATTTTCAAGTCTTACCTGATTCTTTTTAACTTAAATGAGGTCAGGAGGCATTTGGTAGTTTCCCTCTGATTCAAGGTTTTGGCAGCTGCTGTGGAATACATGAGAACACTAAATAAAGCACTGTTTTCCAAcgtaaagagagaaaaatgtgtgGAATGTTCAATGGCATGCATTGTACAAGAATGCAACTTACCTGGAAGGAACAAATTTCTTTactgtaagagaaagaaaaccattaATTCAGACTACATGACTTTTAAGGACATATCGAATGCAGACACTTGATTCATCAGGCGTTGCAAACACAATGCCTTAAGGCCTCTGTAATAATCAGAGCATGAGCACAGCTTGGTGGTAATTAGGGTAAAATGCAAAGTGCACATCCATCCAAAGGGCACAGCCACTTCCTCACAGCACCTAATAGTTACAGGGTCATCTTGCCAGATTCAGCTTCCAATATTTCATGAAAAGTCTAgagaatctgaatttttatgtgaaatttcctATGTTGTAAATGCCAGAacttaattcaaaaatttttaagtacTGTGTAGGCCAGACAAACCATGAGCGTGGTCAGATGTGCTTGCATATTCCTTATCAGATACTTCCAAATTTAAGTCTGTAttccaaacaaatattttaaggaagCATTTTATCCATTTTCCCGTGATCACTAATCAAGGCAGTCTcattgcacaactccaggggacACCATAAAATTTAATGTGAATAACACCCACCCTGGAGTTGTACAATGTTGGCACAACTAACATTTATATTTCCTAAAACTCTTCCCACAATGAGTTATACTACAAACTCCTTTCCTAAGACTTCTGCTTaattatactgtagtctattaatgGATATCTAATAACTAGATTCTAAttactgtttaaatttttaagagagACTATGACTcatcaatgagaaaaatatattttcaaaaacatttttggagTACATTCTTAACTCCCTCACCTTTCTTCCGCAAGTAtttcagaaggaagaagagaaatgatGTTAATGTCAGGATAGAGGTTCCAGCAGCAGAAAGCCCAATTATCAAGGTATTGGACTCAGCGGGAGCTATGGAAACAAGAGAGAAAGGACTGTCATGAGGAGGAATTGACTTTAAAATCTTTCTGTCATGTCCATTTGGCCTTTTCTCTGCACATTGATTACTAGAAGCAGAAGAGTCACCTAGTTCAATATGTCAAGCAGAGATGTTGCATTAAAGGGCTTTTAGATTTGCCCCAAACCACCTTGGAGGCTTTCTCCCCCAACTGCCAGGCAGAACTCTAATTTGCCAAGCTCTTTCACAATAACACACATACTTTGGTTAATACTGCACTCGcttgtgattgtgtgtgtgttctctctctctctctctctctctttctctctctcattttccatttccccctcctcctttcctctctagGTCTCCTTTTTCCCACTTTCAGATTTCTACCCATTCCATCAACATGccatctctgttttctctctatCCCCATACAACTAAATATTCACAACTTTTTAACCTGGGCAACCTTTCTGGTTTGGACATAATGGATAGCTAATTACTGTAACAAGATAGGTccccttttcttctttagtcCCCCAGACAACCAGCATCAATCAATGTCTCACCTTCACAGGTAGGCAGCGTCCCAGACCAGTGTCCTGTGGCACCACATGTCAGAGCCACAGAGCCATTGAGAGTCCACCCTTCAGGACACGCAAACTTGCACTCAGTGCCGAATGCAAACTCTCCACTGCAGCTCATGTTGATCTTCCCCAGAACTGCCAGGCTTGAACATTGTACCACTAAAAATGATAGGCATACAGGTAGATGTTAAGACAAATCTACTGGAAAACTTCTAAAACTGGCTTTAAAAGTCACCAATACATGTAATTTGTAAGCATTACTTCATTTTCAGCATGTAGGAATTTAGGATCAAGCCCCTTGGAGCAATCTAGATTCAGAAACTTATGAGGTATTTGACCTGTTCCCAAAAAGTCTGAACTCAGTCCTACCTTGGCAGGAGGGGACCTCCTGTGTCCACTGTCCCTGAGATGTGCACTCAAGTTGAGCTGATCCATGTAATTCAAAGCCTTGCTCACAGCTGAAGGCACATGTGGACTTGTAGGTGAATTCTCCAGTAGGGGAATGAGTATAACTCACCAAGCCCCTTGGGGGTGGGTGGACAGCGTCACATTTCACAGCTGGAAGACAGGAGAGAACCCTTTAGCGGTTTGTTTACGTCAGGGAGCAACAGGTTTCTCAAGGTAATCAAGCCCCTAAGGTCTTCAATAGGTTTTAccttaaaatcaaataaaaacaaagactgtaCCTTCACATGTGGGCTTCTTGCTGTCCCACTCCCCTGTGGGGCCACACTGGAGCCTTTTGGATCCCTTCAACACAAATCCCTGCTGACAGGAGAACTCGCAGCTGGACCCACTTTGGAAACTTCCAGAAACACTGGGATGACAACTCACGTTCCCTCCCTCTGGGCTGGACAAGGCTGTGCACTGGAGAGCTGAGACATCAAAATCATGGTCAGAAAATATCGCAGTGCATCTAGAGAGTACTTGGTGTTTGATGAGTGAACCCAGCTCATGCGGAACAAAGCCACTCAGAGAACTCAAGAGTCTTCACTATTCCCTGGATAACTGGGAAGATGGCTGTGTTTTTTTGAATCCCAATCTCCTCATTGATAATGGCACTAATTAAAGGAGAGCCTTTCACAGGAACATTGGTTCCTGAGCACTGTTCTAACATGCAAAaggagttagggtcaagggaaaCATTGCATGTAGTCAGAGGACAACTTAAAGGTCCTGCATGCTTACACATGGTGCCAAAAAGAAAGGACGAGAAGAAGGCACCCGTGTAAAATTTGTCTGCTTACATTTGGTTTTGGTGTTGCAACTTTTTGCCACTGGAAATAATTCTGTGCTACCTTTGGCTAGGTGAATGCCAGTGCCTAAGAGTAAAGCCTGCTTGTTTTTCATATCCTTGCTCTTGCTTTAAAGTGAATTAAATTTTAGTGCTTACGGATGTATCAAGACTATCCTTGTAACTGACACCATGCTTGAAGCATTTGCCTCACTGCTAGTTATGAGCCATTTCAGAAGAAAAGTATGACAAGAGTTTTAGTTTCAAGTCATGTTCtcattattctgttttttaaaatttctaatatgatttcctttaagaattctgcCTACCCCAATGTCTATCATATAAAGTGATATTAACACAGTACAATTAAGAAACCAGCAAAGCATTCACTCTTATTACATACAGTCCTTTCTCTGGCCAAGCACTGGTTCTTTTAAATGAACCTCAAAAATGTAAGATGAGTGTTGCTCATCAAATCTGATTTCTACAGTTGAAGTGGGCATCTGATTTCATTTTCACTGCCCAAATTTGAAGATTGCTGCTCTTTAAGAAAGGAAAGTGTAAAGGAAAGGATCTTGGGCTTACCTTCACAAACCGGGATTTGCTGTGACCACTGCCCTTGTGCAGTGCATTCAACCTGGGCTGGCCCCTGCAGCATGAAGCCTTCCTCACAGGTGAAGCTGCAGGATGACTTGAAGGAAAACTCTTCCCCAGTGGAGTTGCTACAGTTCACAGAGCCATTCTGAGGCTGGTGGATAGCGCTGCATGTCACAGCTGTAACACATGTACCCATTCATATTAGCAGGTCTGGCTTGCCCATTTCTAGTATAGACTGAGAAAAGGAAAGTTCATGAGTCTTTATGTGGAGCAACTCTACCTTTACACATTGGCCTCTCGTTGTCCCAATTCCCAGATGAGGTACACCGAAGGCTCCGGGCTCCCATTAGTTCAAATCCTTCCTTACAGTCGAATGCACAGGTTGTGTCCCATGGCGAGCTTTCAGGACTTCGCCAACAGTTCATGATCCCATTGGCAGGGTTTGTCAAAGCGTCACACTCAACCACTGGGGATTGGAAAGAGACCATGAATTTTacagaagaataatattttcactttctgtTGAATTGGAGTTTATAACAGAGTGAGGAAGCTGCCTTCAAAGGGTAGATTGCAAAGTCCCGTGCCCATTCTTGGGGACATGCATACCCAAAATAAagctttggcttttttttttttttaattgatatttctATCTTCTCTGATTAGTTTTTACTTTGACTATGATGAGTGGTCTCtgatctattttatcatttacataagggaaaaatgaagaaaataatagattCTAGTTCAGGATTTGTGACTAGTTGTGATAAAAACAATCCTGACAGACACaggacattcatttattttagtccAGCAAGACCTGAAggattgatttgtttttttctcccctctggtCCAGAAAGAtaagagtgagagagaaaaagagatagtAAGACTGCTTCATTATCATGGTCTTAAGTTAGTTCCATTGCATAGAAAAGGGAGACAGGGAAAGACACTGAGAAAGTCATTAAGATTTCTAGAGTTTCAGTGCTTATGGTGTCCCTTACAAATCACCAGAGCCTTGGATACACTCATTTGAAACATATAATAAAAGCCTTTCTCAAACCAAGCAGATACTAGATTAGTCATATATATATTGGCCGAGAGAacaagttttattaaaaacaacaaaatgaactTTCCCTGGAGCTTTGGAAATGTTATCAATTGGATAAAAAAATGGAGGCACTGAGGGATGAGTTAGAGAATGTTCTGTGCATTCTGGGAGAGATTTACCATTGCAGGCTGGAGTAGGAGCAGTCCATTCTCCGGAGGACGTACACTGTGTGGTCTCCGTGTTGCTTGGCACGTAGCCCTTTTCACAGCTGACCCAGCAAGAAGAATTGTAGCTGAAGTTCCCGAATGGGTGGGTGCAAACCAGTCTTCCGTGCTCAGGGTCTTCCTGTGCTTTACAGGTCACAactgaaaaagaaacacaaatcagTTCTGCTCATCTCTCACCTTATATAAGTGGGAGGAACACTGGAAACTATAACTACACTTTATTGAGggtttcctatgtgccaggcactatgtaaCCATAGCCTATGAAGTTGGTactactattatcctcattttacaataAGAAAGCTATGACCAAGAGTTTAAATACTTTGCCAAGGTGCTACAATGAATAACTGGTGAATCTAGGGTTTGAACCCAGAAGGGTCCGACTCATAGTCACAGCTGTTAACCACCATATTATACCATATGCAACACGGTAGAGAAGACATGCAGTCCAAAGCCAGCAAGGACATAAAATGGTGCTACCATCTTAAGTGAAGGAAGAGGTAAGAACAAGACTTACCCTGCTCACACTTGAATCCACTGAAGCCAGGGTGGCACTTGCAAGTGTAGTTATTGACTGTCTCTATGCATTCACCATGGCCGCTGCAAGACGTGTTGGTGCAGGCAGCTGTGGAAAACACGATCCATGTTGGTGAGGGTTGTTATTGCACTTATAATGAGTTCCTTTGAACTTAGGATCAACAGTGTGCAACAAAGACATCACCAGTGATACCGAATTCCAGAGATGCTAATTGAAGTTAAGTTTATGAAATGCCAAATCTGGGTTTCAGACTTATCTATTTTAAACCTTGCTGTTAAGGTACAGATATCTGAAGTGGAGCTAAGTGTAGCTGCCACCAAGCATAGAAAATTCCTTTATCACAAACTCTGAAGACAGTACTCCTaccacaaataaacaaataactaaaatacgtatggtgtgtgtgtgtatgtattctgCCTAcagtgtatgtatacatatatagatacattCTTGCCTACATCCACACAAAGATACAAAAAGAGATACTTTAGCAGTTAAACAGAATGTCTTTAAATCATATGTTTTAGAACATAAAATTACCACAATAGAGACCACTGTTTGCGTACTATAAATGTGTCAAGATGCCCACACACTGGAACCACCTCTCGCTGCTGCCTCAAGCTCCCTACCTGTGTAGCACAGGGCAAGCTTCTTCTTGCTGCATCTCTCATCGTTCCACATGCCTGCATCTTTTTCTCTCCGGATGTAGATTTCCACGCAATCCTCTTCGTTTTGCTTATTGTTGGGTTCACCTGGAGCCCAGTTCATGGCTTCTTTGGTCAGAGGTTTCTTGGTGCCTACCCAGGTCCAcacattattgatttttctgattCCAATCCAGTAATAACTTGGTGAATAGCTTAATATGGAATTTAGGTATTTAATCTCTTCTTTGTTTTGAATTGCGACCAGGTGTGTGTACCTCTGCTTACAAAACTCACTGGCCTCCTCGTAAGTCATGGTTTCTGTGGAGGTGTTGTAAGACCAGGCTCCACTTTCCTTAATGAGAAGCACTAGGGgaggaaatagaaaggaaatggtAGGGTTTAGTCCTGCTATGGGTTAACTCTATTAACTGGgctttttattgtcttatttttggCCTACTGTGGCCTTCGGAATGACCCAAACTTTTTTCACCTTttcaaaagtaagaaaaagaggTATATATGAAGAAACTACCACTTATGGTATCCGTTTTGTGACTGGCCACCCACTAGGTGCTTTACCTGCACTCACCCACCACACCCCAATAGTATACCCACTTTATTAGCATAGTAATCAGGATGACTAAGGTTTCTTGAGCACTTAATATGCACCACCAAGTACTGTGTGAGGCACTTTACGTGACCCATGATATCGAATCTTCACAATGCATCTGGGAGATAGGTCATTTATGATCAATGATTTACAAGTAAGGAAGCAGAGACACTAAGAAATAAAGTAAGTTGCCTCTAGCCCAGGGCAGAACATATTGCAGGTAGCAGTCAGGGACTCTGCTAGACAgtctgcaatgcacaggacagccgcACACAAGAAAGAATACTCCAGTCTGAAATGTCAATGGTACGAGGATGAGAAACTCTGGTTTCACTAATAACACTGACTTACCACAAGTGAGAGCAAAGAGAAGCTGTGATACAATCATGACTTCAAAAGTTCTTTTCACCAAAAGATTAAACTGAAGTACTTTTCTGGGgagaaaaagtacaaaattgATTATAGAAGAAAATCCTGGGTAGCCGATTAAATCGTTCTACCACAATGTTTAAGGCAGCATCATAAGATTTAAGATAATAGTTTCCAGTGCCACCATCTTTGCTTATTTCAAAGAAGTTTAATCACATGAGTAAATACAAAATTTAAGATTTTCATCATTTAAGTCAAAGAGAAAAGATAAGTTTTAATTACAACACAATAAGAGCTTGTACATATCTGATTTTTATCAGAAGGCTTTTTGCATATCTGTTCCTATTGATAAATCTATATTTCATGGCCCAAGGCTGCTTTTGTAAAGAATTCTGTACTTACTCTTTTGGGGGAGTGATTGTTTGAATGTCAGATTCCTCAGGTGTGTATCACTGCTGCGTCTGTCTCAGGCCAGTACAGTAGTTCTGATGTGAAGTCAGCCAAGAACAGCTGAACACTGCTTCTGCTGGAGCCCTTTTGTAGGAGAAATTGCTTCCTGTGAATAATGGGAGGATGTTGCCCAGATCCAGTAAAGCGGAAATCCCCAACGGCAACCAAAAACTTCCCCGGGAATATCCACAATGCTTAAAATTACAATGATGTCAGAAACTTTATCCCTTGAAGCTAATTCTCCTTTGTCCAtgcctttatattttattaagtaatacatgtaattttattaatatgacaCAAATCCATGacttttaaattctaataaaataaagtctatatctttaaaaagtcttaaaactttattattaaataaaacatagtttATTATAACTATAGTAGTAATCAGAATTTCATAAACATAAGCAAACTAAGAATAGGTTTGTCATCCATGGCCTACTACCCTCCATTTCCCACCCATAGCTATCAATAATGGGTCAAtactcactttttctttctttttcacctgCTAACTCAACGCATTTACTAGACACTGTCTCATAGAGGAATGACTCATAAGGCAGATATTAATTCTCAGATGCTGTGAACAGTTATgcctaaattattaaaaataatatcttccaCTCAAATTCTTGAAATAAtgccttgtttttttaaaaatatgaaaaataggaaACAGATTTAGGTGTTTATGTTTGGAAAACATTCACAGTTTGttcagaaaaaagataaaagttataTATACTCATATTTAATTGatacaaattttgtttaaaaatttaaaaatgtaagtgtgCAAATAATAAAACTctgccaaaatgttaacagtggctaTCTCTGGATGGAAGGATTTGgagaaatttttatatgtttcttattGTTTTCAGCATTTTCCAATTTTTGCAATGGCCCTTTTTGACtctcatagtaaaaaaaaaaaaaaaaaattaaagaaacctgTGTCCAAATGCAACTGAAGGAGATGTATGTAATATCCCATATTCCTGCTCTTCCTATTGACATTTCTTTTGGATGACTGTATATACATTCCTCATCTCAGCTTCTTGTCCAATTTAATGATAGAGATAGTAAACGGGatctttttaatttccattttctgtagGTTTTCAGAGCTCAAGTCAAGCTAATATTCTATGATTACAGCTTTTAAAGTAGGAGGTCTAAAAATGTAGTCTCAACAGACATGAAGGAGCGTGGGcgaaagctttatttttctctttacttgttaACACTGGCTTTTTCTGTGTTCACTAAGATAgccaaaacaagaaaagagaagaaaaattccaatgaatacaaatgatttttttaaagataacctAATTACTAATTTAATTCAACCCCTatcaaaaaatcaacttttaaaaaatatttcaataaatgtaggggacaagtggttttttgttgcACAGATGAATTGTACAGCAGTGATGTCGGGGTTATTAGTGTACTGTCATCTGAACAGTGTACGTTGCCCCCATTAAGTAGTTTTTCTTCTCTCACCACCCCCATCTTCCCCCAtatgagtctccaatgtccattgtaACACTCTGTATGCCCCTCTTAGCTTAATAATTGgaagtatttggttttccattcctgtgttactttacttaggataatgacctccagttccatccacgttgctgcaaaagacattatttcaccctttcttatggctgagtagtatcccatggtgtgtatgtaccacatttcatttatccaCTCCTCAGATCTTACATTTATGCATTTGCTcaatcttgagttaatttttgtatttggtgagagatagggatccagtttcattcttctacatgtggctacccaattttcccagcaccatttattgaatagggcatcctttccccaatgtatgtttttgtctgctttgtcaaagatcagttggtggtaggtatttggctttattttcgggtgctttattctgttccattgatctatgcgTTTATCGTACCATGCAGTTTCAGTTACTATTACCtcatagtataatttgaagtcaggtaatgtgattcctccagtttgcTTAGTGTTGAAAAATCCAACTTTTAACCAACAATTTATACCCCTCATCTTCCCACTCTCTTACATTATCCAGACACTGACCTTATTTCAATTCTTTATCCCACTTTACATAGCTAAATGTAGTAGTTGTTgctgaataaatataaaagagtaaACACTCACACAATGTTTATTTAGACTTTAGGGAAGGATGTGAAACTGGGTTAATATataatctgtatatattttatttttaataaattgtgaataatgtgcaattttaaaaagcatgattaAATGTATGGTcaaatcttaaaacaaaatttatctgATATAGTAATAAAGTGCCtaataattattttggaaataaaaatcagtCAAATAGCACTAGATAATGATATTCATTATTGTGAATTTTTCATAACTAAATTCATAATTtgtctcttcttccctttttttgtaGTTCAAAGATATCTAAAAATAGCCCCAGTGGTGATACATCCCTATTTCATTTACACATATAGGTCCTAGGCCCCTAATTATAatctctaatatttattgagtacttactatatgccaggccctgttcaGAGCATTTTGAATGTTCATCTATAcgattatttaatcctcataacagctTATGAAATAGGTAcctttattatccccattttacagattaggaattTGAGGAAGCAGGGATTTTACCTGTCTCATCCAAAAGACAGAACTAAGGGTTGAAACCAAGCAGTTCATCTCCAAAGTCCACTCCCTTAACTGCTACCCCAAACCATGATCTCTTCTGCTGTTGTGCCCTGCGCTGAGGTTCCCTGTTCTGCCACGTCTCCAGTCCCCGCCTTGCCCTCTTCTTCCTCAGGCCTCCTTGACCATCGCAGCTCTCGGCTGAGAGGGCTGTGTCCTGGACTCTGGGACATGGGGCAGGAAGGGACCCCGGGCAATGAGCAGTAGGAAGAGGATGCAGCGAGGACAGGCCCTGGGTCCCAGCGTATAGGGAGAAAGTAGACAAGGGAAGAAACAAGCAAG is a genomic window of Eulemur rufifrons isolate Redbay chromosome 8, OSU_ERuf_1, whole genome shotgun sequence containing:
- the SELE gene encoding E-selectin; translation: MIVSQLLFALTCVLLIKESGAWSYNTSTETMTYEEASEFCKQRYTHLVAIQNKEEIKYLNSILSYSPSYYWIGIRKINNVWTWVGTKKPLTKEAMNWAPGEPNNKQNEEDCVEIYIRREKDAGMWNDERCSKKKLALCYTAACTNTSCSGHGECIETVNNYTCKCHPGFSGFKCEQVVTCKAQEDPEHGRLVCTHPFGNFSYNSSCWVSCEKGYVPSNTETTQCTSSGEWTAPTPACNVVECDALTNPANGIMNCWRSPESSPWDTTCAFDCKEGFELMGARSLRCTSSGNWDNERPMCKAVTCSAIHQPQNGSVNCSNSTGEEFSFKSSCSFTCEEGFMLQGPAQVECTAQGQWSQQIPVCEALQCTALSSPEGGNVSCHPSVSGSFQSGSSCEFSCQQGFVLKGSKRLQCGPTGEWDSKKPTCEAVKCDAVHPPPRGLVSYTHSPTGEFTYKSTCAFSCEQGFELHGSAQLECTSQGQWTQEVPSCQVVQCSSLAVLGKINMSCSGEFAFGTECKFACPEGWTLNGSVALTCGATGHWSGTLPTCEAPAESNTLIIGLSAAGTSILTLTSFLFFLLKYLRKKVKKFVPSSSCQNLESEGNYQMPPDLI